A window of Phragmites australis chromosome 2, lpPhrAust1.1, whole genome shotgun sequence genomic DNA:
CCCATTGCCCCTCGTACATAAATGGTGGTCTGTTGCGATTGTGTATCATTTTAGAACATCAGTAACTCATTTCCATGGAGATCAAGTTAGATGTATCTGGGCGTGGCAACAGGAAGACATAGTTTTGCATCCTCAATTTCAGAATTCGCCTTGGTGAGGTACGTTTTGCGCTCTCAGTTCTTTCATGATTTTAGTGTGAATTATGAAATGTTTGAACTGGTCAATTTTGCCAGCTGCAGAAGATCGGATTGGGTCCACCATCCTCTTTCTatgacttctactgaggactcAGGAGGTTCACATATTGAAAGTTATAGATCTGCACGGACCTAAGAATGGTTACTTCATAGCATTGGTTACTGGCATGGAGGATACTCTGCAAGCCCTTGATGATCTGATTTCCCAGTTCCTTGGCTTGGAGCGGTCCCTCTGGTCCAGTTCTGATGATGCTGATGCCTTCCTAGAAGCTGTGGATGAACTAACTTCCACCATCCATGACCTCGAGAAAACCTCAGCAGATCATGTGCTCCTTGAAAGCTTTGACCTCCTTCTAGAGCGTTGTTCCTCGAGGCTTAAGGATGAGTTCCAGCGCCTGATTGGTACATCTGGCTTTGATGACAACCATGGTTACCACGATATCAAGAAAAGCCATAATGATGACGACAGTCACACACTTGTAGCACTACCGATTAGAAACTTTGACATCATCATTGATGCCCTACCAGAGGATGTAATCATTGAGGCAAATCGAATTGCAAGAAGGATGATTGCTGCTGGTTTTGGTGATTCATGTGCGGAGACCTATGCTTCTGCACGGCGCAGCTTCATTGATGAGAGCATTTCCCGCCTTGGGGTTCATGCTCACTTGGCAGAAACGTTCAAGACAGCACCATGGGCGGAGCTTGAGACTCAGATCAGGCACTGGATCCCTGCAATCCGTGTTGTGTTCCACATCTTAATCCCAAGTGAGCACCACCTATGCAATTGCATTTTTGAGGGATTCGCTTCCTACAGTGACCTTGCCTTTGCCACTGCATGCAAAGCATTTCTTCAACTCCTGCCCTTCGCCAAATTTATTGCTGCTTCTGGACAAAATCCGGAGTGTCTGTTCTGCATAGTAGACATGTATGATGTTTTAACTGATATCCTTCCTGTCATGGATGAAGCCTTTGATCATGAGGTGGCTGCTCTTCGTGAATGCCTCGGATTGTCAATTAAGGGCATATTTATGGCTCTAGAGAATCTGATTCGCTGTGATCCAAGTGAGTCTGCTCCAACAGATGGTGGAGTGCATCCGATAACAAGGTATGTAATGAACTACCTTATGGCAGCATGTGTGTCTCGCCATACTTTGGAAGAAGTTCTGCTTTTGGAGTTTGGTTGTGCTGAAACATATCCTATAGATCCTGATCGTCCAACATCGTCACTGGCAGTCCGCTTTGCTTGGATTGTGGATGTGCTCATGGAGAATCTTGGGTCGAAATCCAAGGTTTATGGTCATGTCCCTCTCAGCTGTGTCTTCCTGATTAACAATGGGATCTATATAATGAAGAAAGTCAATGGTTGCGAGCTTAAGATCTTGTTGGGTGAGGATTGGACCAGGGTAATATCTTCAAAGGTTCGCCGGTGGGTTTTGGAATATCGTCGGGCTACCTGGGGAAAGGCCATCTCAATACTTGAGATGGCCAGAGGGTCTGAAGGCAGTCCAAATATTATGATAGAGAAGCTGAACCACTTCCATAACTTTGTGGAAGCGGTATGCCAGGTGCAGTCACGGTGGGTGTTGGTGGAGAAGAAGCAAGCAGTGGATTTGAGCAATTTCGTGGAGGAGCTGGTTATTCCAGTCTACAGGGATACAATTGAGACGTTAAAGGTGACAGGGGCTGGAAGGGAGTCATATATGCAATCTGAGGAAGTGAAGTCACGGATTCAGCAGTTGTTCAAAGCAATGGTGCGGTGATGAAGTGTCTCTTCTTGTTACTGCTTGCTGATATTATTACTCTATAGAGTAAAGTAAGGTGTGTTTCTATGTCTCAGTCACCTGTACTGTTTcacaatatatatgttatagTTGTTCATGTTTTACTAACAAGGATCATGTGAAGTTCCATAGAAACTGTTGCTGATATACTAAACTTGcccaatatatgtatatacgttTATAGTGGCTAATATGTACGCTATAAGATATACTGAACTGACAGAGGATGCTTTTTCAGTGGAATATATGAAGGCTATCCTAGCACCTTTTGTTATCGAGGAAccctttgtttttttaaaaatatcagTATAACTCGTAGACGCACGCACACATTCAAACCCTTTGTTGAACCTACAATATTTCTGTTTAACTATGAATCAGACTAATACTATGAGCCATTGCAATTCAAATTCTCTGTAACTTCTCTTGTGAATCACATGCCTGACTGCCTGAGGGAGACCCAGAGTCATTTACCAAGTGTAGCCATCTCAACTCTAGTCTAATCACAGTTCTATGCCTTAGAGTTGTATACTCTTTCCTTAAATCTGAAGGCCAAGGCATATAACATGATAGGTGCTAGACATTCATGGGGCTCTCTATATATAGTGGACTGAAAGTATAAAACCAACATAATGAGCTGGATGCATTAATACGAGAAAGAAAACCTTATTGGGGCATTTGATT
This region includes:
- the LOC133909051 gene encoding exocyst complex component EXO70B1-like, coding for LLLRTQEVHILKVIDLHGPKNGYFIALVTGMEDTLQALDDLISQFLGLERSLWSSSDDADAFLEAVDELTSTIHDLEKTSADHVLLESFDLLLERCSSRLKDEFQRLIGTSGFDDNHGYHDIKKSHNDDDSHTLVALPIRNFDIIIDALPEDVIIEANRIARRMIAAGFGDSCAETYASARRSFIDESISRLGVHAHLAETFKTAPWAELETQIRHWIPAIRVVFHILIPSEHHLCNCIFEGFASYSDLAFATACKAFLQLLPFAKFIAASGQNPECLFCIVDMYDVLTDILPVMDEAFDHEVAALRECLGLSIKGIFMALENLIRCDPSESAPTDGGVHPITRYVMNYLMAACVSRHTLEEVLLLEFGCAETYPIDPDRPTSSLAVRFAWIVDVLMENLGSKSKVYGHVPLSCVFLINNGIYIMKKVNGCELKILLGEDWTRVISSKVRRWVLEYRRATWGKAISILEMARGSEGSPNIMIEKLNHFHNFVEAVCQVQSRWVLVEKKQAVDLSNFVEELVIPVYRDTIETLKVTGAGRESYMQSEEVKSRIQQLFKAMVR